From the Montipora capricornis isolate CH-2021 chromosome 2, ASM3666992v2, whole genome shotgun sequence genome, one window contains:
- the LOC138031011 gene encoding mitotic checkpoint protein BUB3-like encodes MADVPNEFQLDQPPSDGISSVKFSPTSASFLVVSSWDTSVRLYDVQNNNMRLKYNHAHAVLDCCFQDGVHSFSGGLDNTLKVMDFNTSAEQIVGMHEGPIRCVEFCAALGLIVTGSWDKNIKLWDPRISHCTGTYQQPEKVYTMASSDERLIVGTAGRRVMVWDLRNMGCVQQRRESSLKYQTRCIRTFPNKQGYVLSSIEGRVAVEYFDPSPEVQKKKYAFKCHRIKEDGMENIYPVNAISFHNIHNTFATGGSDGFVNIWDGFNKKRLCQFHRYPTSISSLSFSNDGSLLAIASSYMYEEDEKDHSPDAIYIRRVSDAETKPK; translated from the exons atggcggacgtaCCTAACGAATTTCAACTTGATCAGCCTCCTTCAGATGGAATTTCGTCGGTCAAATTCAGTCCCACCTCTGCTTCCTTTTTGGTTGTGTCATCTTGGGACACA TCAGTAAGGCTTTATGATgtccaaaacaacaacatgcgTCTCAAGTATAACCATGCGCACGCGGTTCTGGATTGCtgttttcaagatggcgtgcATTCATTTAGTGGAGGACTTGATAACACACTAAAAGT CATGGACTTCAACACCTCGGCAGAACAAATTGTAGGAATGCATGAAGGTCCAATAAGATGCGTGGAATTTTGTGCAGCACTAG GTTTAATTGTTACGGGCAGCTGGGACAAGAATATCAAGCTGTGGGACCCCAGGATAAGTCATTGTACTGGGACATATCAGCAGCCCGAAAAG gtttaCACAATGGCATCTTCTGATGAGCGCCTTATTGTTGGCACG GCAGGGAGAAGAGTTATGGTTTGGGATTTAAGAAATATG GGATGTGTTCAACAAAGAAGAGAATCCAGTTTAAAATACCAAACAAGGTGCATTAGGACCTTCCCAAACAAACAAG GCTATGTGTTGAGCTCAATTGAAGGTCGAGTGGCAGTGGAGTACTTTGACCCAAGTCCTGAAGTGCAGAAGAAGAAGTATGCTTTCAAATGTCACCGAATCAAGGAAGATGGAATGGAAAACATATACCCTGTTAATGCCATCTCGTTTCACAATAT ACACAATACATTTGCCACTGGTGGCTCAGATGGGTTTGTAAACATATGGGATGGTTTCAACAAGAAGCGACTATGTCAG TTTCATCGTTACCCAACAAGTATATCATCACTAAGCTTCAGCAATGACGGCAGTCTGTTGGCCATAGCTTCATCATACATGTATGAAGAGGACGAGAAAGA TCACTCGCCTGATGCTATTTACATCCGACGAGTTTCAGATGCTGAAACTAAACCCAAGTGA
- the LOC138031147 gene encoding uncharacterized protein: MDSQMGNKHGKGAGNDSGAKKKHSVKLNPAFDGGSSIPEGEHAENAHTLESKEGELLFFADRETRNCHKKDIMHHITSKKLHSDLKNQNDTSPLSSSLDYDGHHKKAGQSVTDAKTPCSLFSTQSPENETTTNSGNASTDKFSTTDDSMLPDQPHIASHNVSDLTVLGDQSVILGNGPTHDIESDITNNCNAPVSTLTGNQTDLVSSGLCSPMNVLNSADKLPPKEEVSRSFEKDVTDSPHSGENGISDINHEDDFMYDQNADSSSGKDKSKLPTTGDDVSSQNSFREEQTENTNILDTNTLNQSIPPTSHSKIESSTPSTMQFVQGLTERSVLEEEVGKLKVDIQLVSKAVTENLLLLEKLSKYLDRESRVIKCWKHLAFVLNVPIEETRKFDLYTEHSPTEDLFNFLTNKPDLKVVDLREKLKAIYRNDIVETLNKASAGFRDEDPLSDLVNGQPKLIALLSSKLDIESRTIGNWKSLATQFEIPQKITEQFGMRGSGPTGALFLHVQTNEKLRYLTMGQLFEHFRVMQRNDLVALLKKLGFEEKDSRFVRDKVVDGSEILADIGERLNKEIRAVKNWRHLAFRLEIPPDVYGAFDTSKATAKSPTKMMFEWLARWKPDLSTDDLVMGLKKIDRFDVVDIVTKETSIAKQAFSKLQAMRHDADNCTKKADLSHGLQMNASKKGLYIVDNEGKGNCMFHALCDQLKFKKEIVITDQELRKKLVEFLRQHPSLSDGTELAGFITNLPWTNYLQKMAEDGTWGDHLILLAAANCYECDILVVSSIPSHDCPITPVPPISSAVLLILGHIVDKHYVSLRPLRGDVSSRRFQGTDSQSACHEGPPIISLPLYSQQAKAEALVEQGCRRQSPCNPLQIGDQRAKGHHQPQDEIQIKSTSNRKAVLVRDLPLAVYSKICVKLNIIRDFFDDFRMVAEKLGFDKDTTQFIGQGRNPTDQIFTQCRKKVTVGMLIEILHDIPRMDVAEVLEDWVAKP, translated from the exons ATGGACTCTCAAATGGGAAATAAACATGGAAAGGGGGCTGGAAATGATAGTGgagcaaagaaaaaacacaGTGTCAAGTTAAACCCAGCTTTTGACGGTGGCTCTTCAATCCCAGAAGGAGAACATGCCGAAAATGCCCATACACTGGAATCGAAGGAAGGAGAACTGTTGTTTTTTGCAGATAGAGAGACAAGAAACTGTCATAAAAAGGATATAATGCACCATATAACATCCAAAAAGCTTCATTCAGATTTGAAAAATCAAAATGATACAAGTCCTTTATCAAGTAGTCTTGATTATGATGGACACCATAAGAAAGCTGGTCAAAGTGTCACTGATGCTAAAACACCATGTTCACTTTTCTCTACCCAGTCACCTGAAAATGAAACTACAACAAATTCTGGCAATGCTTCAACTGATAAATTCTCAACTACTGATGACTCCATGCTACCAGACCAGCCACATATAGCCAGTCATAATGTCTCTGACTTGACTGTTCTGGGTGATCAAAGTGTAATTCTTGGCAATGGACCAACCCATGATATTGAGTCAGATATAACCAATAATTGCAATGCTCCTGTAAGTACCCTCACAGGAAATCAAACTGACCTTGTTAGCAGTGGATTGTGCAGCCCAATGAATGTCTTGAATTCTGCTGACAAGCTCCCACCCAAAGAAGAGGTATCAAGATCATTTGAAAAAGATGTCACTGATTCCCCTCATTCTGGGGAAAATGGAATCTCTGACATAAACCATGAGGATGACTTCATGTATGACCAAAATGCAGACAGCTCATCAGGCAAAGATAAGTCCAAATTACCCACTACAGGAGATGACGTAAGCTCACAGAACTCTTTTCGTGAAGAACAGACGGAGAACACAAACATCTTGGATACTAATACCTTAAATCAGTCTATTCCACCAACATCTCACTCAAAGATAGAATCCAGTACTCCATCAACGATGCAGTTTGTTCAAGGTCTTACTGAAAGGAGTGTTTTAGAAGAAGAAGTAGGAAAACTCAAAG ttGATATTCAGTTGGTTTCCAAAGCTGTAACAGAGAATCTTCTTCTCTTGGAGAAACTGTCCAAATACCTTGACCGAGAGAGTCGAGTTATCAAATGTTGGAAGCATTTAGCCTTTGTCTTAAATGTTCCTATCGAAGAAACCAGAAAATTTGACCTTTACACAGAACATAGCCCAACGGAGGACTTGTTTAATTTTCTCACCAATAAACCTGACTTGAAAGTTGTTGACTTGAGGGAGAAGCTCAAGGCTATATATCGAAATGATATTGTGGAAActttaaacaaag CATCAGCTGGTTTCAGAGATGAGGACCCATTGAGTGATTTGGTCAATGGTCAACCAAAACTGATTGCTCTGCTGTCTTCCAAGCTAGACATTGAATCTAGAACAATTGGTAACTGGAAATCTCTGGCAACTCAGTTTGAGATTCCACAAAAAATCACGGAGCAGTTTGGAATGCGTGGATCTGGACCAACAGGAGCGCTGTTTCTCCATGTGCAGACTAATGAGAAACTTCGGTATTTGACAATGGGGCAGTTATTTGAACACTTTCGTGTCATGCAGAGGAATGACCTGGTTGCTCTTTTGAAAAAGCTTGGTTTTGAAG AAAAGGATAGCCGCTTTGTGAGGGATAAAGTTGTGGATGGTTCTGAAATTTTAGCAGACATTGGTGAACGTCTAAATAAAGAAATCCGAGCAGTTAAGAACTGGCGCCATTTAGCTTTCAGGCTGGAAATTCCACCTGACGTTTATGGAGCATTTGACACTTCTAAAGCCACAGCAAAGAGTCCCACCAAGATGATGTTTGAATGGCTGGCTCGATGGAAACCTGACCTTAGTACTGATGATTTGGTCATGGGACTGAAGAAAATTGATCGCTTTGATGTGGTAGATATTGTAACCAAGGAGACTAGTATTG CAAAGCAAGCATTCTCCAAGTTGCAAGCAATGCGTCATGATGCAGATAATTGTACCAAGAAAGCAGATTTGTCACATGGATTGCAAATGAACGCCTCTAAGAAGGGTCTTTACATTGTTGACAATGAAGGAAAAGGGAATTGTATGTTTCATGCACTGTGTGATCAGTTGAAATTCAAGAAGGAAATTGTAATCACTGACCAAGAGCTACGAAAAAAGTTAGTCGAATTCCTCCGTCAACATCCTTCATTG TCAGATGGCACTGAGCTAGCTGGCTTCATTACTAATCTACCGTGGACAAATTATCTACAAAAGATGGCAGAGGATGGTACCTGGGGAGACCATCTTATTCTCCTGGCAGCAGCAAATTGTTATGAGTGTGATATTCTGGTGGTCAGCAGTATTCCAAGCCATGATTGCCCCATTACACCAGTTCCACCTATCAGCAGTGCTGTGTTACTCATACTGGGACACATTGTTGACAAACACTATGTTAGTCTCAGACCCTTACGTGGAG ATGTTTCAAGCAGACGTTTTCAAGGGACAGATTCTCAAAGCGCTTGCCATGAAGGTCCTCCCATAATTTCCCTGCCCTTGTACTCTCAACAAGCAAAAGCTGAAGCACTGGTGGAACAAGGGTGTCGCCGTCAATCACCTTGCAACCCTTTACAAATTGGCGATCAGCGGGCTAAAGGGCACCATCAACCACAGGACGAGATCCAAATAAAATCCACTTCTAATAGGAAAGCAGTGTTAGTGAGAGACCTGCCCTTGGCTGTTTACAGCAAAATCTGTGTAAAACTTAACATAATACGAGACTTTTTTGATGATTTTCGTATGGTAGCAGAAAAGCTTGGCTTCGATAAAGATACCACACAGTTTATTGGGCAAGGTAGAAACCCAACCGACCAAATTTTCACCCAGTGTCGCAAAAAGGTAACAGTGGGCATGCTCATCGAAATTCTCCATGACATTCCGCGTATGGATGTGGCAGAAGTACTGGAAGACTGGGTTGCAAAACCTTAG